Proteins from a genomic interval of Bacteroidota bacterium:
- a CDS encoding serine/threonine protein phosphatase, translating into MIKQWVIPDIHGCAQSLKQLIKVQIQPQKQDELYFLGDYIDRGPDSKGVIDYLMSLKNDGYKTSYLKGNHEEYFLRALDHEPSRKQLIKFGRKNRFKSEWFAHGGDKFMQSFGEIEMNKIPTLYSDWIKGLKNYILLKKHILVHAGLNFKIEDPFEDIFDMLWTRDFDVDPLKIGKRLIIHGHVPVHIDVIRQSIQNEDTLSINLDNGVYLKNKEGFGKLTAYELNSKMLIIQDNLDQSRV; encoded by the coding sequence ATGATAAAACAATGGGTCATCCCGGATATTCATGGTTGCGCTCAATCATTGAAGCAATTAATTAAGGTCCAAATTCAGCCCCAAAAACAAGATGAATTGTATTTTCTGGGCGATTACATTGATCGTGGACCAGATTCAAAAGGAGTTATCGATTATTTGATGTCCTTAAAAAATGATGGATACAAAACATCTTATTTGAAAGGAAATCATGAAGAATATTTTTTAAGGGCACTTGATCATGAGCCCTCACGAAAGCAACTTATAAAGTTTGGCCGCAAAAATAGATTTAAAAGTGAATGGTTCGCGCACGGAGGTGATAAATTTATGCAGAGCTTTGGGGAAATTGAGATGAACAAAATCCCAACTTTATATTCAGATTGGATCAAAGGCTTAAAAAATTATATCCTTTTAAAAAAACACATTTTAGTTCATGCAGGATTAAATTTCAAAATTGAAGATCCTTTTGAAGATATATTCGATATGCTTTGGACCCGCGATTTTGATGTTGATCCATTGAAGATTGGCAAGCGCTTGATTATTCACGGGCATGTACCCGTTCACATTGATGTTATTCGTCAATCCATTCAGAATGAAGATACACTGAGTATAAATCTTGATAATGGTGTTTACCTCAAAAACAAAGAAGGATTTGGGAAATTGACAGCTTATGAGTTAAATTCTAAAATGTTGATTATTCAGGATAACCTCGATCAATCACGGGTATGA
- the gpmI gene encoding 2,3-bisphosphoglycerate-independent phosphoglycerate mutase has translation MKNTKRLILIILDGWGLGKKDKANAIYNADTPFFDSLMKDYPNSKLLACGESVGLPDGQMGNSEVGHLNIGAGRKIYHDLVRINKEIESNDIKSNKQLNEAFSYALNQKKKLHFVGLVSDGGVHSLDMHLYKLCELASDFGLKEVFIHAITDGRDTDPRSGYGLIESLLKNISGTTAKIASLIGRYYSMDRDKRWERIKKGYDLMVKGQGEKSRDILNSIQKSYDNGLTDEFIVPIVMVDENQNPIAQIKEGDVVICFNFRTDRLRQLTIALTQEDFPEQSMKKLNLKYYTMSNYDKSFKGIQVIYDKQDVSNTLGEVLAKNGKKQLRIAETEKYAHVTYFFSGGREALFDDEERIMVSSPKVATYDLQPEMSAPEVADKIVVELNKQKFDFICLNYANGDMVGHTGIYEAILKAASTVDKCLQKTVEAAQANDYSIIVTADHGNADHALNENGTPNTAHSLNPVPCILIGEGDVVIKDGVLADLAPTIIKILGIEQPTNMTGSSLI, from the coding sequence ATGAAGAATACGAAACGCTTAATTTTGATCATTCTGGATGGATGGGGATTGGGGAAAAAAGATAAAGCAAATGCGATATATAATGCAGATACCCCATTTTTTGATTCGCTTATGAAGGATTATCCAAATTCAAAATTGCTAGCATGTGGTGAGAGTGTCGGGTTACCGGATGGTCAAATGGGGAATTCGGAAGTTGGTCACCTGAACATAGGTGCCGGTCGAAAAATATATCACGATTTAGTGCGCATTAATAAGGAAATTGAATCAAATGACATAAAAAGCAATAAGCAGTTAAATGAGGCTTTTAGCTATGCGCTTAACCAAAAGAAAAAACTCCATTTTGTGGGTTTGGTATCTGATGGTGGCGTACACTCTTTGGACATGCATTTATATAAACTTTGCGAATTGGCTTCTGATTTTGGGTTAAAAGAGGTTTTTATTCATGCAATCACTGATGGTCGTGATACAGATCCCAGAAGCGGATATGGTCTTATCGAATCATTACTAAAAAACATCAGTGGTACAACTGCTAAAATTGCAAGTTTAATTGGCCGATATTATTCGATGGATCGCGATAAAAGATGGGAAAGGATCAAAAAAGGCTATGATCTTATGGTTAAGGGACAAGGAGAGAAATCAAGGGATATTCTAAATTCGATTCAAAAATCTTATGATAACGGGTTGACAGATGAATTCATTGTTCCCATAGTAATGGTTGATGAAAATCAGAATCCTATTGCACAAATTAAAGAAGGCGATGTGGTGATCTGTTTTAATTTCAGAACTGATCGTTTACGACAATTAACCATTGCGCTCACTCAGGAAGATTTTCCGGAGCAATCAATGAAAAAGTTAAACCTGAAGTATTATACCATGTCGAATTATGATAAAAGCTTTAAAGGGATTCAGGTAATTTATGATAAGCAGGATGTTTCTAATACTTTGGGCGAAGTTCTTGCTAAGAATGGGAAAAAGCAATTGAGGATTGCAGAAACCGAAAAATATGCACATGTCACTTACTTCTTTTCAGGTGGTAGAGAAGCATTATTTGATGATGAAGAGAGAATCATGGTTTCATCGCCAAAAGTTGCTACTTATGATTTACAACCGGAGATGAGTGCTCCTGAAGTAGCTGATAAAATCGTTGTAGAATTGAATAAGCAGAAATTTGATTTTATTTGCTTGAATTATGCCAATGGCGATATGGTTGGCCACACCGGTATTTATGAGGCTATTTTAAAGGCAGCTTCAACAGTCGATAAATGCTTGCAAAAAACCGTTGAAGCAGCACAGGCTAATGATTATAGTATTATTGTAACAGCTGATCATGGGAATGCTGATCATGCATTAAATGAGAATGGTACTCCTAATACGGCACATTCATTAAATCCGGTGCCATGTATTTTAATTGGCGAAGGTGATGTTGTAATCAAAGATGGTGTTTTAGCTGATTTGGCTCCAACAATTATAAAGATACTAGGCATTGAACAACCGACAAACATGACCGGTTCAAGTTTAATATAA
- a CDS encoding polysaccharide deacetylase family protein: MPDYDKKIYLTFDDGPTPDITDVLLDILKDYGAKATFFCLGKNVVENKILFDRIRKEGHQIGNHTWDHLNGKKAEIGEYIASISKTQEIINSKLFRPPYGRITKEQANLISNKFKIIMWSVLSRDFDLKQSKEKCLSTVLKHTKAGSIIVFHDSMKASSQMLYAVPRVLDYYQKKGFEFSTINDELV; encoded by the coding sequence ATGCCTGACTATGACAAAAAGATTTATCTCACATTTGATGATGGCCCAACCCCTGATATAACAGATGTACTGTTAGATATTTTGAAGGATTATGGAGCAAAAGCAACGTTTTTCTGTTTAGGTAAAAATGTTGTGGAGAATAAGATTTTATTTGATCGAATCCGGAAGGAAGGGCATCAGATTGGGAACCATACCTGGGATCACCTGAACGGGAAAAAAGCAGAAATCGGTGAATATATTGCTTCGATAAGTAAAACACAAGAGATAATTAATTCAAAACTATTCAGGCCACCCTATGGGAGGATCACAAAGGAGCAAGCAAATCTAATTTCAAATAAATTCAAAATTATCATGTGGTCGGTATTAAGTCGTGATTTTGACCTAAAGCAAAGCAAGGAAAAATGCTTATCTACGGTGCTAAAACATACCAAAGCCGGATCAATCATTGTATTTCATGATAGTATGAAAGCCTCAAGCCAAATGCTTTATGCTGTGCCAAGGGTGTTGGATTATTATCAAAAAAAAGGATTTGAATTTTCGACCATTAATGATGAACTGGTATAA
- a CDS encoding Ig-like domain-containing protein yields the protein MNTLQKIYLIIFMLSLAFIVTQCANPVAPQGGPKDETPPRILEMDPPNYSTLFNGKQLAVSFNEYVKLNNLTNQLMISPPLSKTPRIKIKGKSVIIEIDEQLRDSTTYTFFFGDAIVDITESNPIKNFEYVFSTGTLLDSMAVKGKVMDAADMKPKDGVAVLLYIPDVDSIPNDSLPILSRPVYVSRTNKEGEFELNNLRNIPYKIVALSDKNSNYLYDLPNEEIAFSDTLIIPAFLGRKVYKSATDSVKMDSTKFEKPKAKDAEIGLSKREVLSGSDSTANTLIPQQNVNPNYKPIELFMFIEVDSTQQIIESSVSKGSLITFRLKYPCSEFQINPLNFFPISSWNQLETNRTNDTILCWVHPDMPDSLQVEFVADSRILDTLDFVLNKVNPNAKIDTTKIQRLSFNTNISAGKIGLNKNLVFESEYPLVNYDFSGVSWFEDTLVGTPPIVFSNSVKRIFSFDRVLNDKVKYKLIIPDSAMMDVKGRINDSIILEFETRKKEEYATIVIKTILSDTTQQWIVQLMDAQDLVVGQKIVKPNEPLTFDYILPAKYKLRAILDENKNGRWDTGNYMMHRQAEKILVFNTEFDVRANWLTEQNWELK from the coding sequence TTGAACACACTTCAAAAAATATACCTGATCATTTTTATGCTTTCGTTGGCATTTATTGTAACTCAGTGTGCCAATCCTGTTGCTCCACAAGGAGGTCCAAAAGATGAAACACCGCCCAGAATTCTTGAAATGGATCCACCAAATTATTCAACCCTGTTTAATGGCAAGCAATTAGCGGTTAGTTTCAACGAATATGTTAAGCTAAATAATTTAACCAATCAGTTAATGATTTCGCCTCCTTTATCAAAAACACCTCGCATCAAAATAAAAGGCAAATCTGTCATAATTGAAATTGATGAGCAATTAAGAGATAGTACAACCTATACTTTCTTCTTTGGGGATGCGATTGTTGACATTACAGAGTCGAACCCAATCAAGAACTTTGAATATGTTTTTTCTACAGGTACTCTGTTGGACTCAATGGCAGTGAAGGGAAAAGTGATGGATGCTGCAGACATGAAACCCAAAGATGGGGTTGCGGTTTTATTATACATTCCGGATGTTGATAGTATCCCGAACGATTCACTTCCAATTTTAAGCCGTCCCGTATATGTTTCACGAACGAATAAAGAGGGTGAGTTTGAATTAAATAATTTAAGAAATATACCCTATAAGATAGTGGCCCTTTCTGATAAAAACAGCAATTATCTTTACGATCTGCCCAATGAGGAAATTGCATTTTCAGATACCCTTATCATACCTGCTTTTTTAGGGCGAAAGGTTTATAAATCAGCAACTGACTCAGTGAAAATGGACAGTACCAAATTTGAAAAGCCAAAAGCTAAAGATGCGGAAATTGGATTATCAAAAAGAGAGGTACTCAGTGGCTCTGATTCAACCGCAAACACGTTAATTCCTCAACAGAATGTCAATCCAAATTATAAACCAATAGAGTTGTTTATGTTTATTGAGGTCGATTCTACACAGCAGATCATTGAATCTTCGGTTTCAAAGGGTTCACTTATAACTTTTCGACTTAAATACCCATGTAGCGAATTCCAGATTAACCCTTTAAATTTCTTTCCAATCTCATCGTGGAATCAATTAGAAACGAATAGAACAAATGATACTATTTTGTGTTGGGTGCATCCTGATATGCCGGATTCACTTCAAGTTGAATTTGTAGCCGATTCAAGAATACTTGATACTTTGGATTTTGTTCTAAATAAGGTAAATCCGAATGCAAAGATTGATACAACCAAGATTCAACGCTTGAGTTTCAATACTAATATTTCAGCTGGCAAGATAGGTCTAAATAAAAATCTGGTTTTTGAAAGTGAATATCCTTTGGTAAATTATGATTTTTCGGGAGTTAGTTGGTTTGAAGATACTTTAGTTGGAACGCCTCCAATCGTTTTTTCAAATTCAGTGAAAAGAATTTTCTCCTTTGATCGTGTGCTGAATGATAAAGTAAAATACAAACTTATCATTCCTGACTCTGCTATGATGGATGTTAAGGGCAGAATAAATGACAGCATCATCCTTGAGTTCGAAACACGTAAAAAGGAAGAATATGCTACTATTGTCATTAAAACTATACTTAGCGATACAACCCAACAATGGATAGTTCAGCTTATGGATGCTCAAGATTTAGTAGTTGGACAGAAAATTGTTAAACCAAATGAACCTCTCACCTTCGACTACATTTTACCAGCGAAATATAAATTAAGGGCCATTTTAGATGAGAATAAAAATGGCCGCTGGGACACAGGTAATTATATGATGCACAGGCAAGCCGAAAAAATCCTGGTATTTAATACTGAATTTGACGTGAGAGCAAATTGGCTGACAGAGCAAAACTGGGAATTGAAATAA
- a CDS encoding metalloregulator ArsR/SmtB family transcription factor — protein MGNLLIDINKLEMAASKLRAIAHPMRIAILDLLNDSPKLSVTEIYEKLKIEQASASHHLNILKNKGVLVSKREGKKIFYSLKNISLTEIIECINRCNED, from the coding sequence ATGGGAAACTTATTAATCGACATCAACAAACTAGAAATGGCTGCCAGTAAACTACGTGCAATAGCTCATCCAATGCGAATTGCAATACTAGATTTACTCAACGATAGCCCAAAATTAAGTGTGACTGAAATTTACGAAAAGTTAAAAATTGAACAAGCCTCGGCATCTCACCACTTAAACATCCTAAAAAATAAAGGTGTTTTAGTCTCAAAAAGAGAAGGCAAAAAGATTTTTTATTCTTTGAAAAATATTAGCTTAACTGAAATTATTGAATGCATCAATCGTTGTAACGAAGATTAG
- the ade gene encoding adenine deaminase, whose product MKILSGNIVDVVSQRIFQGKISIESNRIINISEEPVNETQFILPGLIDAHIHIESSMLSPSEFARIAVIHGTVATVSDPHEIANVLGIEGVDYMIKNGEKVPFKFFFGAPSCVPATSFESAGAVLGVQETEELLSRSEIKYLSEMMNFPGVLFNDKEVVSKLSIAKKFNKPVDGHAPGLSGADLKKYISEGISTDHECFTVDEGLEKIKLGMKVLIREGSAAKNFDMLIPLITEYPDQIMFCSDDKHPNDLLKGHINLLIKRAIVFGYDPILVLRSCIYNPVKHYNLEVGLLQKNDLADLIIVDNLIDFNVLQTYIDGSLVAENGKSFIKEVMDSAPNHFKAKPIKTSDIEIMAQAGNIKVIEAIEGQLITKKLEFSPLIRNNKVVSDTSRDILKIVVLNRYEESVPSVGFIKNFGFKEGAIASTVAHDSHNIIAVGVNDSEIVKAINLLIKNKGGISLINTDKEIFLPLPVAGIMSNNNGFKVAKDYDQLEQEAKLLGSGFKAPFMTLSFMALLVIPELKLSDKGLFDGNKFVFTSLFC is encoded by the coding sequence ATGAAAATACTATCAGGGAATATTGTGGATGTCGTTTCACAAAGAATTTTTCAAGGAAAAATATCAATTGAAAGCAACCGCATCATAAACATATCTGAAGAACCGGTTAATGAAACCCAATTTATTTTACCGGGTTTGATTGACGCCCATATCCATATCGAAAGTTCAATGTTATCTCCTTCAGAATTTGCAAGAATAGCAGTTATACATGGCACTGTTGCCACGGTTTCTGATCCTCATGAAATAGCAAATGTCCTTGGAATTGAAGGTGTGGATTACATGATTAAGAATGGAGAGAAGGTTCCCTTTAAATTCTTTTTTGGCGCTCCAAGCTGTGTGCCTGCCACTAGTTTTGAATCTGCCGGAGCTGTTTTGGGTGTTCAGGAAACTGAAGAATTATTAAGTCGTTCTGAAATAAAATACCTTTCTGAAATGATGAACTTTCCAGGTGTGCTTTTTAACGATAAGGAGGTTGTCTCCAAACTATCAATCGCTAAAAAATTTAACAAACCGGTGGATGGTCATGCACCCGGATTAAGCGGTGCCGATCTCAAAAAATATATAAGTGAAGGAATCTCAACCGATCATGAATGCTTTACCGTTGATGAAGGACTTGAAAAAATCAAACTTGGAATGAAAGTGCTGATAAGAGAGGGAAGCGCCGCAAAAAATTTCGATATGCTCATCCCGCTCATCACTGAATATCCTGATCAAATTATGTTTTGCTCTGATGATAAACATCCAAATGATTTATTAAAAGGTCACATAAATCTACTTATTAAGAGAGCAATTGTATTTGGTTACGATCCAATCTTAGTATTGAGAAGTTGTATTTACAACCCCGTGAAACACTATAATTTAGAAGTCGGGTTGTTGCAAAAAAATGATTTGGCAGATCTAATTATTGTTGACAACCTGATCGACTTTAATGTTTTGCAAACCTACATTGACGGGAGTTTAGTAGCAGAGAATGGTAAATCATTTATTAAAGAAGTAATGGATAGTGCCCCAAATCATTTCAAAGCAAAACCTATTAAAACTTCTGATATTGAGATAATGGCTCAAGCTGGCAATATTAAAGTAATAGAAGCCATTGAAGGGCAATTAATTACTAAAAAACTTGAATTTAGCCCTCTTATTAGAAATAATAAAGTAGTGAGTGATACTTCCCGTGATATTTTAAAAATAGTTGTCCTTAACCGTTATGAAGAAAGTGTTCCGTCAGTAGGTTTTATAAAAAACTTTGGATTTAAAGAAGGTGCAATTGCCTCAACAGTGGCTCATGATAGTCATAATATAATTGCGGTAGGCGTAAATGATTCTGAAATTGTCAAAGCCATAAATTTGTTGATTAAAAATAAAGGCGGCATTTCTTTAATCAATACTGATAAAGAAATTTTTTTACCACTTCCGGTTGCAGGGATAATGTCAAATAATAATGGTTTTAAAGTTGCAAAAGATTATGATCAACTCGAACAGGAAGCAAAACTTCTGGGTTCAGGGTTCAAAGCTCCGTTTATGACGCTTTCATTCATGGCATTGCTAGTGATACCCGAACTTAAGTTAAGTGATAAAGGTCTTTTTGATGGCAATAAATTCGTATTTACCTCATTATTTTGCTAG
- a CDS encoding PhzF family phenazine biosynthesis protein produces the protein MKIKIYQIDAFSDQVFRGNPAAVCILDYWLDESTMQLIAAENNLAETAFVVKEGKNYAIRWFTPNTEVDLCGHATLAAAHVLFKYYHYKSSTIKFDTKKSGILIVRKDRKKIELDFPADQIEKVATPDILVKALGCKPIETYKGKTDYMLIFDAQSTIELLKPDFRLLNKIKARGIIVSAKGEIVDFVSRFFAPQVGIDEDPVTGSAHTTLAPYWANKLNKTALKAQQLSKRKGELECVWDGDRVKISGHAVTYLIGEIEF, from the coding sequence ATGAAAATTAAAATCTATCAGATTGATGCATTTTCAGATCAGGTTTTTCGGGGTAACCCTGCAGCTGTTTGCATTTTGGATTATTGGCTGGATGAATCAACAATGCAGCTAATCGCTGCTGAGAATAATTTGGCAGAAACCGCTTTTGTAGTGAAAGAGGGGAAGAATTATGCAATAAGATGGTTTACTCCCAACACGGAAGTTGATCTTTGCGGTCATGCAACCTTGGCTGCAGCACATGTTCTTTTTAAGTATTATCATTATAAATCTTCAACTATAAAATTTGACACCAAAAAATCAGGAATATTAATAGTGCGAAAAGACAGGAAAAAAATAGAATTAGACTTTCCTGCTGATCAAATAGAGAAAGTAGCTACACCTGATATACTGGTGAAGGCTTTAGGATGCAAGCCTATTGAAACGTACAAAGGCAAAACTGATTATATGTTGATCTTTGATGCGCAAAGTACGATAGAGTTATTGAAGCCTGATTTTAGGCTACTGAACAAGATAAAAGCACGAGGTATCATCGTTAGTGCCAAAGGTGAAATAGTTGATTTTGTTTCACGCTTTTTCGCGCCACAGGTTGGAATTGATGAAGACCCTGTTACAGGTTCAGCACATACTACACTTGCTCCATATTGGGCTAATAAGCTTAATAAAACTGCTTTAAAGGCACAGCAATTATCCAAAAGAAAAGGTGAATTGGAATGTGTTTGGGATGGTGATCGGGTAAAAATAAGTGGGCATGCGGTTACTTATTTAATCGGAGAAATTGAATTTTAG
- a CDS encoding DUF1080 domain-containing protein, whose protein sequence is MKRFVFLLLPFVLIGHLNAQIIPDLSSVNNKKIWNVYNRIVNFDKTENAIQFNAQPLDGVVWVKDLSFGDGVIELDIKGSDHQGRSFVGIAFHGLDEETYDGIYFRPFNFKSPERNSHSVQYISHPEKTWSYLRSNFPEQYENPVIPVPDPNDWFHAKIEIVYPQVKVYVNNSEIASLEIEQLSDRKTGWIGLWAGNNSDGAFKNLVIKKSK, encoded by the coding sequence ATGAAAAGATTTGTCTTCCTTTTATTGCCATTTGTTCTGATCGGACATTTAAATGCTCAAATAATTCCTGACTTATCTTCAGTAAATAATAAAAAAATCTGGAATGTGTATAATCGAATAGTAAATTTTGACAAGACTGAAAATGCAATTCAGTTTAATGCTCAACCTTTGGATGGTGTTGTTTGGGTGAAAGATTTGAGTTTTGGTGATGGAGTGATCGAACTTGATATTAAGGGTTCAGATCATCAAGGAAGAAGTTTTGTGGGCATTGCCTTTCATGGGCTTGATGAAGAGACATACGATGGAATCTATTTCAGACCATTTAATTTTAAATCGCCAGAAAGAAATAGCCATTCTGTTCAATATATTTCACATCCGGAAAAAACTTGGAGTTATTTACGAAGTAATTTTCCTGAACAATATGAGAATCCTGTAATTCCTGTACCTGATCCGAATGATTGGTTTCATGCGAAGATTGAAATTGTATACCCTCAAGTGAAAGTTTATGTAAATAATTCTGAGATTGCATCATTGGAAATTGAGCAGTTAAGTGATCGAAAGACCGGATGGATTGGCTTGTGGGCCGGTAATAATTCAGATGGAGCTTTCAAAAATCTTGTCATTAAAAAATCAAAATAA
- a CDS encoding aminotransferase class V-fold PLP-dependent enzyme, producing the protein MTQIKRRNFLKASITGFAGAAMFSAFGKNVSSLPFDNLSAILSSEKSDESYWEQVKEQFPFAEGLKYFNNGSLGPSPLIVREASCNFRTTLDEFPSKYMWGGWKEEVEKVRSQSAELLSVSPEEIALIHNTTEGFNMLAKSFDLKPGDEIILADHEHTSVTIPWQVWQESKGIKLVQIVLPILPDSVEEIVEMYRKAITPKTKIISICHLLNTNGMILPIKEVSEMAHQKGIYVAVDGAQAAGMIQVNLQDLGCDYYTASTHKWLFSPKEIGIFYAKKVSQHLLKPLIVANGHKDITIRRLENYNTRNLPDVLGLGTAIEFHNSIGREKIERRSYELKAYLREKIGDNPKFKFKSPVKDELSSAIQNLEIVGKDVNFVKKQLFDNYGIDTRPMTGFGLNGLRISLAIYITKSDIDYLIKGLEHISTLN; encoded by the coding sequence ATGACACAAATTAAAAGAAGAAATTTTTTAAAAGCTTCAATCACCGGATTTGCTGGAGCAGCAATGTTTTCTGCATTTGGCAAGAATGTCAGCAGTTTGCCATTTGACAACTTATCAGCAATTCTTTCTTCAGAAAAGTCTGATGAAAGTTATTGGGAACAGGTAAAAGAACAATTTCCTTTTGCAGAAGGATTAAAATATTTTAATAATGGTTCATTAGGCCCATCTCCATTAATTGTGAGAGAAGCAAGTTGTAATTTCAGGACGACCTTAGATGAATTTCCATCAAAATACATGTGGGGAGGCTGGAAGGAAGAAGTAGAAAAAGTCAGAAGTCAATCTGCTGAGCTATTATCAGTATCTCCAGAAGAAATTGCACTTATCCATAATACTACGGAAGGCTTTAATATGCTTGCCAAGAGTTTTGACCTGAAACCCGGTGACGAAATTATATTGGCTGATCATGAACATACAAGCGTAACGATTCCGTGGCAGGTATGGCAAGAATCGAAGGGTATTAAATTAGTGCAAATTGTATTGCCAATTCTCCCTGATTCAGTTGAAGAAATCGTTGAAATGTACCGAAAGGCCATTACTCCAAAAACGAAGATCATATCAATTTGTCACTTATTAAACACAAATGGCATGATTTTACCAATTAAGGAGGTAAGTGAAATGGCTCACCAAAAAGGTATTTATGTGGCAGTTGATGGTGCTCAGGCAGCCGGGATGATTCAAGTAAATTTGCAAGACCTGGGTTGTGATTATTATACTGCAAGTACGCATAAATGGTTATTTTCACCAAAGGAAATTGGAATCTTTTATGCCAAAAAGGTAAGCCAGCATTTACTAAAGCCACTCATTGTTGCCAATGGACATAAGGATATTACTATCCGGAGGTTGGAAAACTATAATACACGAAATTTACCTGATGTATTAGGATTGGGAACAGCAATAGAATTTCACAACTCAATAGGGCGTGAAAAAATTGAAAGGAGATCGTACGAACTTAAAGCATATTTAAGGGAAAAAATTGGAGATAATCCAAAATTTAAATTCAAGTCTCCGGTAAAAGATGAGCTTTCATCTGCGATTCAAAATTTAGAAATTGTAGGTAAAGATGTTAATTTTGTTAAGAAGCAATTATTTGATAATTATGGTATTGATACCAGGCCGATGACAGGTTTTGGGTTAAATGGCCTGAGAATTTCACTGGCAATTTATATAACAAAGAGTGATATTGATTATTTAATTAAGGGATTGGAGCATATATCGACTTTAAATTAA
- a CDS encoding flavodoxin domain-containing protein: protein MMIAIIYISKHGTTETVALKLHKLLNSEEVHHIDLRANKNPDISQYNKIILGGSIHAGMIQRRMKSFCESNLESLLKKEIALFLCCMEEGEKAIEQFNNAFPEILRMHSIKNEIIGGEFLFDKMNFLEKAIVKKIAGIKENISKIDEQKIKELAGEFV from the coding sequence ATGATGATTGCAATTATCTATATTTCCAAGCATGGTACAACGGAAACTGTTGCTTTGAAGTTACACAAACTGCTTAATAGTGAGGAAGTTCACCACATTGATTTAAGGGCCAATAAAAACCCTGATATTTCACAATACAATAAAATAATACTGGGTGGATCAATTCATGCCGGTATGATTCAAAGGCGGATGAAAAGCTTTTGTGAATCAAATCTGGAATCTTTGCTAAAGAAGGAAATTGCCTTATTTTTATGTTGCATGGAAGAAGGTGAAAAGGCTATAGAACAATTTAATAACGCATTTCCCGAAATTTTACGGATGCACTCCATCAAAAATGAAATTATTGGTGGTGAATTTTTATTCGATAAAATGAATTTTTTGGAGAAAGCGATTGTTAAGAAAATAGCAGGGATTAAAGAAAATATTTCCAAAATTGATGAGCAAAAAATTAAGGAATTGGCAGGTGAGTTTGTCTAA
- a CDS encoding RNA-binding S4 domain-containing protein has translation MKKTERFELIGHEFIELNKLLKFLGWVETGGEAKIRIEAGEVMVNEAVEFRKRCKLRVGDKVFFNGNEVVIG, from the coding sequence ATGAAAAAAACAGAAAGGTTTGAATTGATTGGTCACGAATTCATTGAACTGAATAAGCTGCTTAAATTTTTGGGTTGGGTCGAAACCGGTGGAGAAGCCAAAATCCGGATTGAGGCCGGGGAGGTAATGGTGAATGAAGCGGTTGAATTTCGAAAACGTTGCAAACTGCGTGTTGGTGATAAAGTATTTTTTAACGGGAATGAAGTAGTGATTGGCTAA